The [Chlorobium] sp. 445 sequence TTGCTCTTCCTCGCTCGGGGGTTCACTACCTGCAATAAACAGGGTCTCGCTGCGAAACAGCCCGACACCCTCTGAGCCAAACTTTTCTATCGATGGCAATTCTTCTTTGAAGTCAATGTTGGAGTAAATGTAGATGCGCTTTCCGCAAGCTGTTTTAGTCTTGCTTTGTGCAAGTGTTGGATTTAGTGCAGAGAGTTTGCGTTTGGCTTTGCGTTCATAGAGCAGGAGCGTCTCTGCTGAGGGATGAAGCACGATTTTGCCGTCGTAGCCATCAATGAGCATCACATTGCCTGTGTGCACCTGCGAGACAAGGTCGCGCAGTCCTACCACCATAGGTACCCCCAGCGATTGACATATCAGCGCTGCATGTGAAGTGGCACCGCCGCTCTCTGTAGCACAACCAAGCATATTTTGGCGACTGAAGAGAATCACATCAGCAGGGGTGAGCACTGCAGAGACAACAATGCTGTGCTCTGGAATGCGCGAGATAATCTGACCAGAATAAAGATTGCGAATGAGACGTTCTTTGAGATCTTGAAAATCATACGCACGCTCTCGAAACATCGCTTCGCTAGACGCCAGCAGCATTTGTTGATATTTCGCAATTTCTTCACTAGCAATTACACCAGCTCGGCGATGCTCTTGACGAATGCGTCGTTCCACGCTTTGAACAAAGACTTCATCGCGTAACATCATAATTTGCGCCGTGAAAATTTCAGAGTATGCACCGCCAATTTTTGTTCAGTGATATGAGCAATCTTTTCAAGCTCCTTCGTGGAACGCTCTAAGGCAAGATGCCAGCGCGCAATTTCATCTTGAATGTACTCTTGCCGCATTTCAGGCTCACTTGCTGAAAGTGCATCATGTTTCTTGCGCTCGAACACATATACTATGCCCTTCGCAATGCCTTTGGAAGCGGCAATACCCTGAAAAAAAGTTCGGATGATTGCGGTAATGTAAGTTGCTCTTTTTCCATCTGTTACTGGCTTTGCAGAATATAGCATGCCAGCGAAAATTTCTACACGGCTTCAAAAGAAGTTTGTAATGAACTTTGTAACTTCACTTGCAATCAAGACTATCATTATCCATGAGTCTAACACCTGACGCAGAACAGTCATCGCGCAAAAATTCCTCGAAAGCCACTGCACGCGCGGCTGCGGTATTTAAGTCAGAATTGCAAATCGTTGAGCACGCCGCAAAAATTGCTAAAAGCACGGAGCTTAGTAACGAGGAATTGCTCAGAGAGTATAAGTTTCTTGCGCAAGAGTATCAACGGCTCCTGCAAGAGGCGGTGAAGATTACCAAAGTCGGCGATACCATGCAAGAAAAATTACTCAAGGCGCAAGAGGCTTTGCAAGAACTCAATGCGAAACTTGCTGATACGAATCTGCAACTCAATAGCGAGCGTGAGCGCTCTGAACAACTGCTGCGCAACATTTTACCCGGCATCATTGCCGATCGTATGAAGCGTGGTGAGACAACCATTGCAGATTCATTCAACGAAGTTACGGTGCTGTTTGCCGATATCGTCGGCTTTACCCATCTCTCTTCCGTTACCTCGCCAGAGTTTGTTGTCGCTATTCTCAATGACGTTTTTGCTTACTTTGATGATCTGTGCGAAAAATATGGGTTGGAGAAAATCAAAACCATCGGCGATTCCTACATGGCCGTCAGTGGCGTGCCTGAAGAACGGCGCGATCATGCAATTGCCGCTGCCGAAACTGCTCTGGAAATGCTCGATAGCCTCGATAAGTTAGAGCTGGCACGCATGGGACATCTTAGCATGCGCATTGGTCTGAGCACTGGTAGCGTTGTGGCTGGCGTTATTGGCAAAAAGAAATTTATCTATGACCTCTGGGGCGATACAGTCAATATCGCTAGCCGAATGGAATCGCAGGGCGTCAGCGGAAAAATTCAGGTGTCAGAGTCATCATTTAAGTTACTTAAAAACCGCTACATCTTCGAAGGCCCGGGCAAAATCAATGTGCGCGGCATTGGGGAAATGCCAACCTATTTTCTTGTTGGACGCAAATCGTTTCACACCTAGAGCCACCGCTTCAAGACCGACGCCATACGCTGCGCTGCTTGCTCTACCTCCTGCATCGTATTAAACTTCGAGAAAGAGACCCGAATACTGGTACGTGCTTCTTGCTCCGTTTTCCCCAAGGCTAAGAGCACGTGCGATGGCTTTTCTGTACCGCTCGTGCATGCACTGCCACTTGAGACCGCTATCCCACAAGCATCAAACGCTAACAGCAACACATCAGCTGCAACTTTGCTGGCGACTTTAATCTTGAATGTCAGATTTAAAATGTGAGGTAACGCTGCATCTGGTTGCCCATTGATTTCAAACGCTATACCTTCACGCTCTAATTGAGAGAGAAATCTCTCGCGTAACGCCTCGACATGTGCCATCGTCTGCGCTGCTGATGATGTTGCACGCTGTAGTGCTTCAGCCAGTGCTAAAGCAAAGGCGTAGTTCTCCGTACCTGCGCGTCGATTGCGCTCATGACTCCCGCCGTGCAATAGCGGTTCAATTGGCACGCCCTTGCGCACATAAATTGCTCCAATTCCTTTCGGCGCATGAAACTTGTGTCCAGAAATTGAGAGCATATCCACGCCCAGTTTTTCTACATGGATTGGCAACTTTGCTGCGGTTTGAACCGCATCGCTATGCACAAATGCGCCATATTGCTTAGCTATCTGCGCCATCTCTTCAAGAGGATTGATATTGCCGAGTTCATTATTGGCATGCATGATTGAGACCAGTGTAGCCATTTCTTTATCGCCGCTGCACAAAAGTTTTTTTAGACTGTCAAGGTCGAGTATGCCGCGAGCATCATGCTCAACAAAGTGCACTGGTGCATCAAAGACACTTTCAATCCACGCAAGACTTTCGAGCACGGCTTTATGTTCAAGGCGTGAGCTAATAAAACGAAAAGGCTTTTTGGCACGCATCATTGCAAAGGCAAATCCTTTGAGCGCAAAGTTATTGGCTTCCGTACCGCTTGATGTAAAGAAAATCTCAGCTGGTGAAGCGCCAAGCACTGTCGCCACACGCTCACGTGCTTCTTCCAAAATGTTTTTTGTGAATTGTCCGAAAGAATGAATTGAGGCTGCGTTACCAAAGTGTTCTGTGAAATAGGGTTGCACCTGCGCCCAAACTTCTGGCTCAATGGCGGTCGTAGCCGCATTGTCAAGATAAATGCGTGTCATCGTAGCATTGATTTTTTTTCATAGCATCTCAAACACTCTTTGTGAGCAGAAATGTTCATTAGGCAAGTTCAGAAACGCACTTGTACTGTGGTGCGTGGGATGAGTGCGCCCGTCAGCGGGTCAGGTGTTAGGTCAAGAGTTGTCTTGATGCGCCAATTGTATTCATTGGTGGCTAAGACTGCATCGATCACACTAAAGAGGTGATTGAGAATGATGAAATATGTTACGGTTGTAGCGCGGTTCAAAATGTCGTTGAAGTCTCGACGCTGAATGCCATAATTCAAAAAATGTTGACTGGCAGGTGGAAATGCATTGCTAAGTTGACGCAGGTCGAAGTCATCCCAACCGATGGCATATTCGCTGTATTTGCCGATGAGTTCATAGTACTGCTGTGAGCCGAAAGGTGAGAGTGTATGCGAGAACGTGGTGCCATTGGCAAAGACAGCCTGTCGCTCAAAAGTGTTAAGGAAGCGATAGTCTTGATTGCGGATTTCGTTCAGACGTGCTGACGTGCTGAGTTCTTGCGCCAGTGAGCGCAGCTGTGGATTAGGATGTTCGCGGAAAATTTGAGAGAGCCGACTGGCATAACGCGCGGCACTCCACCGTGAAAGCCCATCGTTGAGAGCGGAAGGGGCATCAGCAAAAGCCTTGTAATCTTGCGCTGCGCGATTGCCTCGATCGAGAAGTTGTATGTGAAATATCCACAGCGCAGCTTCTATGGCTACAAACAATCCTGCGCGTAAGTAACTTTCTGCGTAAAACTCTCCTGCCCCCGGCACAATTGCCGAGAAAATACCTGCCAAAGCTGGCGAGCGAAGCATGCGAGGTTGCGCCTTCTCAAGTGTGGCATGGTGCACTTGAGTCTGCAGCGAACTTACACGCTCACCTTGCAACTTAGCTTGAAAACCGCGCTTGGCTTCATACTCTGCTTGCAATTTAGAGGCATCAAGAACACTGAAAGACGCACGCACTTGCGCAAACAGCACATCTACAAAAAGCAAACTACTACAGAGCAGGACAATTGACCTCAGTGCTAAGAATTTTTGTGCATTTGAGAAAATTTTGGTCGCACTACAATCTTGCGCACAAAATACGAAATGTCTATGCTGCGCAAAGACCAAGCTGTCGAATTGCAACGATGCCACAGGTTGTGTTACAATACAACAGCCACGATACCGCCAATCGAGAATGCTAGCACCCAACTGCCGAACCATATGGTCATAGCTTCGCGCACCCCGCGCTCTTTGAGCAGCACCATCAAACTTGCAATACATGGCACAAACAGCGTGATGACTGTAAGCGAGACCACTATCTGCTTTGGCGTCAAGGCAAGTTCATAGAGACCTGCTGCGCCAAAATCGCGCCGTACCATTCCCATTACAAAAGCGCGTGCGGCATCGGCAGGTAAGTCTAACCAGCGAGTGGTTATCGGCTCAAAGACATTTACCCATGCGCTCAAAAGTCCTGTAACTTGCATCGTAGAAACTAGCACGGCGCCGATGAAAAACCACGGTGAGGCTTCTTTCATGAAACTTAGCGTCTTAATCCAAGTTTTTTTGATAATGTTGTCAAGGCGTGGCAAACGTATCGGCGGCAAATCAATCAGCAGGGCGGAAGACTTGCCCGGTAAAATTTTGTCAATTGCTGTGCCAATGCCCACAAGATTTGCAAGAATAATCACGAAGAAGATGAGCGTGTATTCGCCGCCTGCTTTGGTGAGCAAGGCAGTAATGACCGCCAGCTGTGCCGAGCAAGGAATTGCAAAATTGAGAATCGAGGCAGCAATCGTTTTCTCGCGTGAGGTATTCAGCAAGCGTGTTGTAATCGTTGCCATCGTTACACAGCCAAAGCCCAAGATAATTGGAATGACCGCGCGACCGTTGAGCCCCATCATGTTGAGCAGTCTATCAACCATAGTTGCAAGACGTGGCAAGTAACCACAATCTTCAAGAATTGCAAGGAAAAGGTAAAAGCCAATAATGAGTGGCAAGAGCAGGAAAAGCAAGTATGTAACGGTCATGGTGATGGCACCAAACTCACCGGCAAGAATGGTTACGAGTTTTCCCCACAGCGTCTCTTGCGAAAAAGTAAAACTCTGCATCACATCTTTGCCTTCAATGAACTTGCGCAACTTTTGCAGCTCTGCATCATCAGCACGTGTGCCATTTGGGAAATCAAATGTGCGTGTCTCCACGACCTTCTCTTCACCCTCCTCATTCTCTTGCAAGACTTCAACAGAAATGCTTACTGGTGTGATGAGCGCAAACACATGTTTGACCGCAGGTTCCCAAAGTTTATTGCCGTATTCTACTTCCAGATGTCCTACCACACGCTGTGCCACCAGCACTCCAACAACTTGATAGATTAGCCAGAGCATCAAGAACAGAATCGGGATACCTGTTATCGGGTTGATTGTCCATTGTCCTAATTTTTCGCTTAGCTGCATGCTAAAACGCATCGCTGATTTTTGCTTGTAGACTTTCGCTACAAGTTCATTTACGCGGTTGCGGCGCGCCACATAGATTTCTTCGCGTCTGTCCATTGGTCGAAGCGCATGGCGTTCTGCGACCACTTCATCACCTTCGAGAATCATCAGAGCGTCGGCAGTAGGGTTCGTTGTCGGTTTGAGCCTCGCTCTTAGCGCTTCAATTTCGTGCTGCAGCGCTGCATCGGAGTGCCCTACACGGGCGTGTGGCAGCATGGCTTCAAGTCTGTCAAATCCTTTTTTCTTAATTGCCACAACTTCGACGACCGGCACGCCCAGCAAGCGTTCTAATTCTTTGGTATCGATCTCTAAGCCAGCTTCACTCAGCGCATCCATCATGTTGAGCGCCACAACCATTTTGAAGCGCATATCGATCAGTTGCAGCGTCAGAAAAAGATCGCGCTCGAGATTGGTTGCATCCACCACGTTCAAGACCACATCCGCCGAAAGCACGGTATCGCGTGCCACACGCTCTTCATCGTTGAAAGAACTTACACCATAGATGCCTGGTGTGTCATAGACCTCATAATTTTTGTAATGGGCACGGGCGATTTCAACCGTTGTGCCCGGAAAATTAGAGACATCGACATACAAACCGCTGAAGTAATTGAAGAAGCCTGACTTACCCACATTCGGGTTACCAACTAAAACCAACTTGGTCGGTCTAGCCGTCGCTGTGTCTTTAGAAACGGCGGGAATTGGTGCGGTCACTTCTGCCTCTGTCGGCAGCTCAAATGTAGACTTTTCCATAGCATGAAATGTTGAAATTAGTTTTCAAAGGTCTCTACCCAAATTTTATTAGCCAGTTCTCTGCCGATTGCTACCTCTTGTCGCTGGTGCTTGATGACGATAGGACCAAACGGCAATCGCTCAAAGCAGATGCCTGTACTGCCTTCGCCTAAACCAAAGCGCAAAAGCTGAGTGCGTGTATCCTTATCATCAATACGCACCACTTTGAATCGTTTTCCCTTTTTGACATGGTTAAGCAAAATCACATTTGTTTTATTTTTATTTAGATTGAATCTAATCGAATTCTCCTAACTCACCAAGCCGTCTTTATGCGCATACTTTCGTAAGCACTTGTCGCACTTTACTGCGTGCTATCGGCAGGTGCAGCGAAACTTGTCAATCCTGAGCCATAGGGGAAAAGATCAGGAATGCTTACAGGGAGTTTGCCTTTTGGCGTCAGTTGTCCTGTTATCACTTTCAGTGCAGCGATTTCAGAGACTTTGGCAGGGCAATATGTGCACAGATAGGCTGGGACATCAGGCACGTCCATGATGATATAAGGTGTGCCAAATGAAATCAGCACAATTGGAATCTGACGCGCATTACACATTTTGACTAAAGTTTGTAGAAACTTGGTCTGGTCTTTATCCAAGCCGAATTTGCCTTCCCATGCGCGTGTATCGGCATAACAGGAGACGATAACAGCAGCGGATTTTTCAGCGGCGCGCAAGGCAAATTTGAAGTTCAGTTCATTGCTCTTGGGCATAAGTTGCAAGCGCAGGGTATTGGAATAGACTTTTTCGAGTTCTGCAAAGAAACTTTTGCCGATGGTGCAGTTCTCCGAGGTTTGCAGCGAGATATTGAGCACACGCTGTTTCGGCTCAGTCAGTTGAAGTGGTAAAATTCCTCGTTCATTCTTGAGCAGCGTAATAGAGTTATTTGCAACTTCCTGTGCCAGCATTTGATGGGCGCGCGTGCCTACTTTGGTCTCAATGTCGTCCAGACTCACAAAACGCGATTTATTCAAGCCAAGCCAAGCTTTAAGTGCAAGAATTTTGCGTACGGATGCATTGATGCGCTCAAGCTCGATTTGTTGTTCTTGCACGGCTTTGAGTAGTGCGCTTTGCGCTGCATCAATATCGGGCGACATCAGAATCATATCGTTGCCTGCCAGCACGGCGCGCACAGCAGCTTCGCCAACCTCAAAGTTTTTCCTCACGCCTTTCATCCCCATCGCATCAGTTACGACCAAGCCTTTGAAGCCTAATTCTTCACGCAAAATTTTGGTTGTGATTTCAGGCGAGAGTGTTGCTGGGATTTTGTCAGAGAGACTGATTTTTGGAAGTGCTAAGTGTCCGACCATCACACTAGCCACACCTTGCTCAATGGCATGCCTGAACGGTTTGAGTTCAAGTGCA is a genomic window containing:
- a CDS encoding ferrous iron transport protein A, with product MLLNHVKKGKRFKVVRIDDKDTRTQLLRFGLGEGSTGICFERLPFGPIVIKHQRQEVAIGRELANKIWVETFEN
- a CDS encoding adenylate/guanylate cyclase domain-containing response regulator, giving the protein MSLTPDAEQSSRKNSSKATARAAAVFKSELQIVEHAAKIAKSTELSNEELLREYKFLAQEYQRLLQEAVKITKVGDTMQEKLLKAQEALQELNAKLADTNLQLNSERERSEQLLRNILPGIIADRMKRGETTIADSFNEVTVLFADIVGFTHLSSVTSPEFVVAILNDVFAYFDDLCEKYGLEKIKTIGDSYMAVSGVPEERRDHAIAAAETALEMLDSLDKLELARMGHLSMRIGLSTGSVVAGVIGKKKFIYDLWGDTVNIASRMESQGVSGKIQVSESSFKLLKNRYIFEGPGKINVRGIGEMPTYFLVGRKSFHT
- a CDS encoding cysteine desulfurase NifS; translated protein: MTRIYLDNAATTAIEPEVWAQVQPYFTEHFGNAASIHSFGQFTKNILEEARERVATVLGASPAEIFFTSSGTEANNFALKGFAFAMMRAKKPFRFISSRLEHKAVLESLAWIESVFDAPVHFVEHDARGILDLDSLKKLLCSGDKEMATLVSIMHANNELGNINPLEEMAQIAKQYGAFVHSDAVQTAAKLPIHVEKLGVDMLSISGHKFHAPKGIGAIYVRKGVPIEPLLHGGSHERNRRAGTENYAFALALAEALQRATSSAAQTMAHVEALRERFLSQLEREGIAFEINGQPDAALPHILNLTFKIKVASKVAADVLLLAFDACGIAVSSGSACTSGTEKPSHVLLALGKTEQEARTSIRVSFSKFNTMQEVEQAAQRMASVLKRWL
- a CDS encoding glycoside hydrolase family 3, which produces MKAWLETQNRNQSEEITMSSKTAPRCFRSLHFMAMVCLLISLPLSLSAQVSSEISLTKELLTTRIPISLVDEPLPLNTFEEMFPNTSAWVDSTLASLTLEEKIGQMFSAFSYSFYMSADNADFERLAELVRSGKIGGVMFSKGDVYEAAMLANRLQRLAKIPLLISADMEWGVSMRIERATEFPYNMAIAATRKPEYAFRVAQAIAREARALGIHQNYAPSVDLNNNPRNPIINTRAFSENVALTNQMAAAFIKGTQAGGMIATVKHFPGHGDTDIDSHKDLPILPFERPRLNALELKPFRHAIEQGVASVMVGHLALPKISLSDKIPATLSPEITTKILREELGFKGLVVTDAMGMKGVRKNFEVGEAAVRAVLAGNDMILMSPDIDAAQSALLKAVQEQQIELERINASVRKILALKAWLGLNKSRFVSLDDIETKVGTRAHQMLAQEVANNSITLLKNERGILPLQLTEPKQRVLNISLQTSENCTIGKSFFAELEKVYSNTLRLQLMPKSNELNFKFALRAAEKSAAVIVSCYADTRAWEGKFGLDKDQTKFLQTLVKMCNARQIPIVLISFGTPYIIMDVPDVPAYLCTYCPAKVSEIAALKVITGQLTPKGKLPVSIPDLFPYGSGLTSFAAPADSTQ
- a CDS encoding ferrous iron transporter B, yielding MEKSTFELPTEAEVTAPIPAVSKDTATARPTKLVLVGNPNVGKSGFFNYFSGLYVDVSNFPGTTVEIARAHYKNYEVYDTPGIYGVSSFNDEERVARDTVLSADVVLNVVDATNLERDLFLTLQLIDMRFKMVVALNMMDALSEAGLEIDTKELERLLGVPVVEVVAIKKKGFDRLEAMLPHARVGHSDAALQHEIEALRARLKPTTNPTADALMILEGDEVVAERHALRPMDRREEIYVARRNRVNELVAKVYKQKSAMRFSMQLSEKLGQWTINPITGIPILFLMLWLIYQVVGVLVAQRVVGHLEVEYGNKLWEPAVKHVFALITPVSISVEVLQENEEGEEKVVETRTFDFPNGTRADDAELQKLRKFIEGKDVMQSFTFSQETLWGKLVTILAGEFGAITMTVTYLLFLLLPLIIGFYLFLAILEDCGYLPRLATMVDRLLNMMGLNGRAVIPIILGFGCVTMATITTRLLNTSREKTIAASILNFAIPCSAQLAVITALLTKAGGEYTLIFFVIILANLVGIGTAIDKILPGKSSALLIDLPPIRLPRLDNIIKKTWIKTLSFMKEASPWFFIGAVLVSTMQVTGLLSAWVNVFEPITTRWLDLPADAARAFVMGMVRRDFGAAGLYELALTPKQIVVSLTVITLFVPCIASLMVLLKERGVREAMTIWFGSWVLAFSIGGIVAVVL